In Candidatus Riesia pediculicola, the following are encoded in one genomic region:
- a CDS encoding phosphatidylglycerophosphatase A, translating to MFGIGFFPKFPGTFSSLITILIWKIISIFFSKKIIFLISLSNILIGLLICYILSRKTKCLDHNFIVLDEFSGMFFVLASLEKPNIEKILESFLIFRTLDILKPFPINFLEKKIKNGVGIMLDDLLAAFFSSIYIQTKF from the coding sequence ATGTTTGGAATAGGTTTTTTTCCAAAGTTTCCGGGAACATTTTCCTCTTTAATCACAATTTTAATTTGGAAAATAATAAGTATCTTCTTTTCCAAAAAAATTATTTTTTTGATTAGTTTGTCAAACATTTTAATAGGTTTATTAATTTGTTACATTCTTTCAAGAAAAACAAAATGTTTAGACCATAATTTTATTGTTTTAGATGAATTTTCTGGAATGTTCTTCGTTTTAGCTTCTTTAGAAAAACCTAATATAGAAAAAATCTTGGAAAGTTTTCTGATATTTAGAACTTTAGACATCCTTAAACCATTTCCTATAAATTTCTTAGAAAAGAAAATAAAAAATGGAGTTGGAATCATGTTAGACGATCTTTTAGCCGCCTTTTTTTCAAGCATATATATTCAAACAAAGTTCTAA
- the nusB gene encoding transcription antitermination factor NusB, with translation MRRIRHKARIMAVQALYSWQISGTKNSLIVVDFLNMIQSKKIDVDIEYFKKIFIGTSNKVSKIDQKLFRHTSRALKLIDQIEKAILRLGVFELLYIKIPYKVIINEAIELSKKFGSERSYKFVNGVLDKIVFKKKESGSS, from the coding sequence ATGAGAAGAATTCGTCACAAAGCTAGAATAATGGCTGTTCAAGCACTTTATTCCTGGCAAATCTCAGGAACAAAGAACTCGCTTATAGTAGTTGATTTTTTGAATATGATTCAGTCAAAAAAAATAGATGTAGATATTGAATATTTTAAAAAAATTTTTATTGGAACTTCTAACAAAGTCTCAAAGATAGATCAAAAATTGTTTCGACATACTTCAAGAGCTTTAAAATTGATCGATCAAATTGAAAAAGCAATTCTTAGACTCGGAGTTTTTGAGCTTTTGTATATTAAAATTCCATATAAAGTGATTATTAATGAAGCAATTGAGCTATCTAAAAAATTTGGTTCCGAAAGGAGTTATAAGTTTGTTAATGGAGTTCTGGACAAAATTGTTTTTAAAAAAAAAGAATCTGGTTCTTCTTAA
- the ribE gene encoding 6,7-dimethyl-8-ribityllumazine synthase yields MVIKKMKGSLYFIHPIKIAIIVSRFNYFINENLINGALDTLLRVGNLKEEDIYIVEVPGAYEIPLIAKILSKSRKYRSIITIATLIKGDTKHFEFISNTCISEISKISIKYEIPISCGILTTENLDQAIIRSGSKMGNKGSEAALVSLEMINLIDKISKTSLKKEKY; encoded by the coding sequence ATGGTAATAAAGAAAATGAAAGGATCTTTATATTTTATTCATCCTATCAAAATAGCAATAATAGTTTCCCGTTTTAATTATTTTATCAATGAAAATCTAATAAATGGGGCTTTAGATACTTTACTAAGAGTAGGAAATTTAAAAGAAGAAGATATATACATCGTAGAAGTTCCAGGAGCTTATGAAATTCCATTAATTGCAAAAATACTCTCTAAGTCCAGAAAATACCGATCCATTATTACAATCGCGACTTTGATTAAAGGAGATACAAAGCACTTTGAATTTATTTCCAATACATGTATTTCTGAGATTTCTAAAATATCTATAAAATATGAAATTCCAATATCTTGCGGAATTCTAACTACAGAAAATTTAGATCAAGCAATCATTAGATCAGGATCTAAGATGGGAAACAAAGGATCCGAAGCAGCATTAGTTTCTTTAGAAATGATTAATTTGATTGATAAAATTTCTAAAACATCTTTAAAGAAAGAGAAGTATTAA
- the ribD gene encoding bifunctional diaminohydroxyphosphoribosylaminopyrimidine deaminase/5-amino-6-(5-phosphoribosylamino)uracil reductase RibD yields the protein MNDKDRQFMSRAIFLAKKGKFTTSPNPNVGCVIVQNNRIVGESYHSKTGESHAEVLAMKKAGHFLKGATVYVTLEPCNHYGLTPPCVDELINAKISKIFVSMTDPNPKVSGKSLIKLKKSGVQVISGLLKDESEKINLGFIKRMKQGLPYITIKMATSINSKVIPINFEKNKWISSYKSRQDVQEIRAQSSAVLTTGSTIVSDDSRLNVRWNDFSDELKNIYPEKEIRQPVRIVIDTKNKVHENHKIVNTPGECWLFRSQFSKKRWKKNVKEFSTKLDSEGRIDLIYTMKQIARRKINSILIESGPTFASSLLSLNLFDQIILYIAPKFFGSQSKELIIISKESEINNISKLRFVQVKKIGKDVRVILKKKES from the coding sequence ATGAACGATAAAGATAGACAATTTATGAGTAGGGCAATTTTTTTAGCAAAAAAAGGAAAGTTTACCACTTCTCCTAATCCAAATGTTGGTTGTGTAATAGTTCAAAACAATAGAATTGTAGGAGAATCTTATCATTCTAAGACTGGAGAGTCACATGCCGAAGTTCTTGCCATGAAGAAGGCAGGGCACTTCTTAAAAGGAGCCACTGTTTACGTTACTTTAGAACCATGTAATCATTATGGTCTTACTCCTCCTTGTGTTGATGAACTGATTAATGCTAAAATTTCTAAAATATTTGTATCTATGACCGATCCTAATCCGAAAGTTTCAGGAAAAAGTTTGATAAAATTAAAAAAATCTGGAGTTCAGGTAATTTCTGGACTTTTAAAAGATGAATCTGAAAAAATAAATTTAGGATTTATCAAAAGAATGAAACAAGGATTACCATATATAACAATTAAGATGGCAACTTCTATTAATTCTAAAGTAATTCCTATAAATTTTGAAAAAAATAAATGGATATCTTCTTATAAATCTAGACAGGATGTTCAAGAAATTAGAGCACAATCAAGTGCAGTTTTAACCACAGGGTCTACTATCGTTTCGGATGATTCTAGACTTAATGTTCGATGGAACGATTTTTCAGATGAACTGAAGAATATTTATCCAGAAAAAGAAATCAGACAACCAGTTCGAATTGTAATTGACACGAAAAATAAAGTTCATGAAAATCATAAAATAGTAAATACTCCAGGAGAATGTTGGCTATTTCGAAGTCAATTTTCGAAAAAAAGATGGAAAAAAAATGTAAAAGAATTTTCAACAAAATTAGACTCTGAAGGAAGAATCGACTTGATCTATACCATGAAACAAATTGCTCGAAGAAAGATTAATTCTATTCTGATAGAAAGCGGTCCTACTTTTGCAAGTTCTTTACTTTCTTTAAATTTGTTTGATCAGATCATTTTATACATCGCTCCAAAATTCTTTGGAAGTCAATCGAAAGAATTAATTATTATTTCGAAGGAGTCTGAAATAAATAATATCTCTAAGTTGAGATTTGTGCAAGTTAAGAAAATTGGAAAAGATGTACGAGTAATTTTAAAAAAGAAAGAATCTTAG
- the yajC gene encoding preprotein translocase subunit YajC: MKYFIDSAYASTNLHHEKDSPYSLVAMLVLFAIIFYLSIFRPQQKKAKEHKKLMDSITSGDEIITKGGLIGKVDRTHKNSDYLVVMLNDSNKILLHRNFITSILPKGTIDSI; the protein is encoded by the coding sequence GTGAAATATTTTATTGATTCAGCGTATGCATCAACAAATTTACATCACGAAAAAGATAGTCCGTATTCTTTAGTAGCGATGTTAGTTTTGTTTGCAATTATTTTTTATTTATCAATTTTTCGTCCACAGCAGAAAAAAGCTAAAGAACATAAAAAATTGATGGATTCCATTACTTCTGGAGACGAAATTATTACTAAGGGTGGGTTGATCGGAAAAGTAGATCGTACTCATAAAAATTCGGATTATCTCGTAGTAATGTTGAATGATTCGAACAAAATTCTACTTCATAGAAATTTCATTACTTCCATTCTACCTAAAGGAACAATAGATTCTATTTAG